The Pricia mediterranea genome includes a window with the following:
- a CDS encoding ABC transporter permease, producing the protein MVRLLQIEFIKLWNNRASKVLIISYFILLTSIALVAAIRFDIGPVKFHLADQGIFNFPYIWHFNTYIAALFKLFLAIVIVSMMSNEYSNKTIKQNLIDGLSKREFILSKFLTAISFALISTVFVFIVSLILGAIYSDFNELPIIFSDLEYLLAFFVKLVGFFSFCLFLGIWVKRSAFALGFLILWAIVEQVLYGILGWKFVSWDTANAIKGFLPLQSMSNLIQEPFTRLKAVQSVAKEIGENFNFDYQVHWYQIAIVLCWTALCVYLSYALLKKRDL; encoded by the coding sequence ATGGTACGACTTTTACAGATCGAGTTTATCAAACTTTGGAACAACCGGGCCAGTAAGGTCCTGATAATATCCTATTTCATCTTATTGACCTCTATCGCCCTGGTAGCCGCCATACGTTTCGATATTGGCCCCGTTAAATTTCACCTGGCGGACCAAGGTATTTTCAACTTTCCTTACATCTGGCATTTCAACACCTATATCGCGGCGCTATTCAAACTTTTTTTGGCCATTGTCATCGTGTCCATGATGTCGAACGAATACAGCAACAAAACCATAAAACAGAATCTTATTGACGGACTTTCGAAACGGGAATTCATCCTCTCCAAGTTCCTGACCGCTATCTCCTTCGCCTTGATTTCCACGGTCTTTGTATTTATAGTGTCATTGATTCTCGGAGCAATTTATTCCGATTTTAACGAACTGCCGATCATATTCTCCGATTTGGAGTATCTTTTGGCCTTCTTTGTGAAGCTGGTCGGTTTTTTCTCTTTTTGTCTTTTTTTGGGGATATGGGTAAAGCGTTCTGCCTTTGCGTTGGGGTTCCTCATTCTATGGGCCATCGTGGAACAGGTTTTGTACGGCATCCTAGGATGGAAATTCGTTTCATGGGACACCGCGAACGCGATCAAGGGATTTCTCCCGCTACAATCCATGTCCAACCTGATCCAAGAACCCTTTACCAGGCTGAAAGCCGTACAATCCGTGGCCAAGGAAATTGGAGAGAACTTTAATTTTGATTATCAAGTACACTGGTATCAAATTGCCATTGTACTCTGCTGGACGGCCCTTTGCGTTTACCTGTCCTACGCCCTGCTCAAAAAACGCGATTTGTAA
- a CDS encoding ABC transporter ATP-binding protein, whose amino-acid sequence MENILTVTHLTKKFGPLVAVSDLSFTIEKGNVYGLLGPNGSGKSTTLGIVLNVVNRTAGNFAWFDGNSSTHEALKKVGAIIERPNFYPYMTAVQNLDLVCRIKDVPNTKISEKLELVGLLDRKNSKFRTYSLGMKQRLAIASALLNDPEILILDEPTNGLDPQGIHQIREIIKTIASQGTTILLASHLLDEVEKVCSHVVILRKGEKLYSGRVDGMLASHGFFELRAENTEHLVRYLEKNASFGPVKVDKGLVTAILKEEMDATELNKVLFAQDITLSHLVKRKESLEEQFLTLTKNQ is encoded by the coding sequence TTGGAAAACATACTCACTGTAACCCACCTGACCAAAAAATTCGGACCACTTGTTGCCGTAAGTGATTTATCCTTCACCATAGAAAAGGGGAATGTGTACGGCCTTCTTGGTCCCAATGGAAGCGGGAAGTCCACTACCTTGGGCATTGTACTGAACGTTGTCAACCGAACGGCTGGAAATTTCGCATGGTTCGACGGGAATAGCTCCACGCACGAGGCCCTGAAAAAAGTGGGCGCCATTATCGAACGGCCGAATTTTTATCCCTACATGACGGCGGTTCAGAATCTAGATCTCGTATGCAGGATCAAGGATGTACCGAATACCAAGATTTCGGAAAAACTCGAACTCGTAGGCTTGTTGGACCGTAAGAACAGCAAGTTCAGAACCTATTCCCTGGGCATGAAACAGCGCCTGGCCATTGCCTCGGCCCTACTCAACGACCCGGAAATATTGATTTTGGACGAACCTACGAACGGACTCGACCCACAGGGTATTCATCAGATACGGGAAATCATCAAGACCATAGCATCCCAGGGCACTACCATTTTATTGGCCTCCCATCTGCTGGACGAGGTCGAGAAAGTCTGTAGCCACGTGGTCATACTTAGAAAAGGCGAAAAACTCTATTCCGGGCGTGTTGATGGGATGCTGGCCAGCCATGGATTCTTTGAACTTCGGGCGGAAAACACCGAACACTTGGTGCGCTATCTTGAAAAGAACGCCAGCTTCGGCCCGGTCAAGGTAGATAAAGGCCTGGTTACGGCCATCCTGAAGGAAGAAATGGACGCCACGGAACTCAACAAGGTCCTTTTTGCCCAGGACATCACGCTTTCGCACTTGGTAAAAAGAAAGGAAAGCCTCGAAGAACAATTTTTGACCTTGACCAAAAATCAGTAG